A DNA window from Rhizobium sp. NXC14 contains the following coding sequences:
- a CDS encoding L,D-transpeptidase, which produces MTISRRGFLIALPLFVAGCSSTGLNSQTNYAALPDEKFPLRQVPIDKIKPELRRQEVAYETTHAPGTIVIDTPARRAYYVLGDGRAMRYGVGVGREGLAFAGNAYIGRKAEWPNWTPTENMQRREERYRRLAGGMPGGPNNPLGARAMYLYRGGNDTHFRIHGTNQPESIGLAMSSGCIRMMNHDVIDLYGRVEVGARVVVIQA; this is translated from the coding sequence ATGACGATCTCCCGCCGGGGCTTTCTGATCGCTCTGCCGCTTTTTGTCGCCGGCTGCTCCTCGACCGGCCTCAATAGCCAGACGAATTATGCAGCACTTCCGGATGAAAAGTTTCCGCTGAGGCAGGTGCCGATCGATAAGATCAAGCCGGAACTTCGCCGCCAGGAAGTCGCCTATGAAACCACACATGCGCCGGGCACGATCGTCATCGACACGCCGGCGCGTCGCGCCTACTACGTCCTCGGTGACGGCAGGGCGATGCGATATGGCGTCGGTGTCGGCCGCGAGGGGCTGGCCTTTGCCGGTAACGCCTATATCGGGCGCAAGGCCGAGTGGCCGAACTGGACGCCGACGGAAAACATGCAGCGTCGCGAGGAACGCTATCGCAGGCTCGCCGGCGGTATGCCCGGTGGCCCTAACAATCCGCTCGGCGCGCGCGCAATGTATCTCTATCGCGGCGGCAACGACACGCATTTTCGGATCCACGGCACCAATCAGCCGGAATCGATTGGTCTCGCCATGTCGAGCGGCTGTATCCGCATGATGAATCACGATGTCATCGATCTCTATGGTCGCGTGGAGGTCGGTGCCCGGGTCGTTGTCATCCAAGCCTGA
- a CDS encoding DMT family transporter — translation MSTIAFSNDKSPSQTLGYAAGSVTVLIWASWFLATRHSTATSLGSIDIGLIRFGIPALALSPVWLRTGLLPKGLPLHLLAIMVAGCGAIFFLVTTLAIHSTPAASSGILLGGSMPLATALIGILLFRERPDATRIAGLAAIVGGVMILLARSFADASLPWTSFVLLPAGAVLWASYTHAFRRSGLTAIQASALIAAWSFLIMAMLGLVFGVSLPQAPLAEIGLQVLSQGILSGLVAMVAYGTAVRILGGTQAAAFTALTPVLATVGGGFLLGETIGLAEISAAVITGIGVALSTGIAARR, via the coding sequence ATGAGCACGATCGCATTTTCAAACGACAAATCACCTTCGCAGACGCTCGGTTATGCCGCCGGCAGCGTCACCGTGTTGATCTGGGCGAGCTGGTTTCTGGCAACCCGCCACAGTACCGCGACGTCGCTCGGTTCGATCGATATCGGCCTTATCCGCTTCGGCATCCCGGCGCTTGCGCTTTCGCCGGTCTGGCTCCGCACTGGCCTGTTGCCGAAGGGTCTGCCGCTCCATCTGCTGGCGATCATGGTCGCCGGCTGCGGCGCGATCTTCTTCCTGGTGACAACGCTCGCCATCCACTCCACACCGGCCGCCTCCTCCGGCATCCTGCTCGGCGGCTCCATGCCGCTTGCCACCGCATTGATCGGCATTCTGTTGTTTCGGGAGCGGCCGGATGCCACACGCATTGCCGGGCTGGCGGCAATCGTCGGAGGCGTGATGATCCTGCTCGCCCGCAGCTTTGCCGATGCCTCCCTACCCTGGACGAGCTTCGTCCTGCTGCCTGCCGGCGCCGTGCTATGGGCAAGCTACACGCATGCCTTCCGCCGCTCGGGGCTGACGGCCATTCAGGCGAGCGCGCTGATCGCCGCCTGGTCTTTCCTGATCATGGCGATGCTCGGCCTCGTCTTCGGCGTCTCGCTGCCACAGGCGCCGCTTGCCGAGATCGGACTGCAGGTGTTGAGCCAGGGTATTCTGTCGGGCCTCGTCGCCATGGTCGCCTATGGCACGGCGGTCCGCATCCTCGGCGGAACGCAGGCCGCCGCCTTTACGGCATTGACGCCTGTTCTTGCGACTGTCGGCGGCGGTTTTCTCCTTGGTGAAACGATTGGTCTTGCCGAAATCAGTGCAGCAGTGATCACCGGCATCGGCGTCGCGCTTTCAACCGGTATCGCTGCACGACGCTGA
- a CDS encoding Lrp/AsnC family transcriptional regulator, whose amino-acid sequence MPNLDKFDIAILKCLQEDARATNVEIAEKVNLSPSPCLRRIRNLERSGIIRGYTADIDRKEVGLGLTVFVEFKVVHHSRENSEAQQKALLAIPEIVSCFLISGTADFLAEVVVEDLAAYERLLTETLLTLPNVSDIRSNFAIRSIKTHGPLKLPEGR is encoded by the coding sequence ATGCCAAATCTCGACAAATTCGATATTGCCATCCTGAAATGCCTGCAGGAGGATGCGCGCGCCACCAATGTCGAGATCGCCGAGAAGGTGAACCTCTCGCCGTCGCCCTGCCTGCGCCGCATCCGCAATCTCGAACGCTCCGGTATCATCCGCGGTTACACCGCCGATATCGACCGCAAGGAGGTCGGTCTCGGCCTGACGGTCTTCGTCGAATTTAAGGTGGTGCATCACAGTCGCGAAAATTCCGAGGCGCAGCAGAAGGCGCTGCTCGCCATTCCCGAGATCGTCTCCTGCTTTCTGATCTCAGGTACGGCCGACTTCCTAGCCGAAGTGGTGGTGGAGGATCTCGCCGCCTATGAACGGCTGCTGACGGAGACGCTGCTGACTTTGCCGAACGTCAGCGACATCCGCTCGAACTTCGCCATCCGCAGCATAAAGACGCATGGGCCGCTGAAGCTGCCTGAGGGAAGGTGA